The Rhododendron vialii isolate Sample 1 chromosome 8a, ASM3025357v1 genome has a window encoding:
- the LOC131336379 gene encoding uncharacterized protein LOC131336379 isoform X1: MSWTMEEFKLEKETCLEDENISNWQENQVNSDSDASFVDCEMPELAIFELESEYQIVKDICIDREIPSPARCSVENCELDHSIISCLLNSDMETNGKSTEKALTRVSSISNSSDFLSEHVKHCDSNEDSTCSRLPLVAEFYAHISNSNGDRVEPKYNKVPIEGSISTATESDQVEAGSITYDCGPSLSTINTGNKEIPGITEDHKQSSYAAPGPVLGPITKSGSISFRSNSCNSTRSFTFPVLAWEWNDSPERMVEAKRKVFKKHRRWKSVVSLCCKF; the protein is encoded by the exons ATGTCTTGGACGATGGAAGAATTTAAGTTGGAGAAAGAGACTTGTCTCGAGGATGAGAATATAAGCAATTGGCAGGAAAATCAAGTGAACTCAGATTCTGATGCAAGCTTTGTGGATTGTGAAATGCCGGAACTTGCTATTTTTGAGCTAGAGAGCGAATACCAGATTGTCAAAGACATTTGCATCGACAGGGAAATTCCTTCCCCAGCTAGATGTTCAGTGGAAAACTGTGAGTTGGATCATAGTATCATCTCCTGCTTGCTCAACTCTGACATGGAAACAAATGGTAAATCAACAGAGAAAGCACTGACCAGAGTGTCGTCCATTTCGAATTCATCAGATTTTCTTTCTGAACACGTCAAGCATTGTGATTCCAACGAGGATAGTACATGTTCAAGATTGCCATTGGTCGCAGAATTTTACGCACATATTTCCAATTCAAATGGAGATAGAGTTGAACCAAAATATAACAAG GTTCCCATTGAGGGGTCAATCTCCACTGCTACAGAATCTGATCAGGTGGAGGCCGGAAGCATCACTTATGATTGTGGTCCGTCCTTAAGCACAATTAATACTGGGAATAAGGAAATTCCTGGAATTACAGAAGACCACAAGCAGTCAAGTTACGCTGCACCTGGTCCTGTTTTAGGTCCAATAACGAAATCCGGTAGCATATCTTTCCGGTCAAATAGCTGCAATAGCACTCGCTCCTTCACCTTTCCAGT ATTAGCTTGGGAGTGGAACGACAGCCCTGAAAGAATGGTGGAAGCAAAAAGAAAAGTCTTCAAGAAGCACAGACGCTGGAAATCGGTTGTTTCTCTCTGTTGTAAATTCTAA
- the LOC131336379 gene encoding uncharacterized protein LOC131336379 isoform X3, with translation MSWTMEEFKLEKETCLEDENISNWQENQVNSDSDASFVDCEMPELAIFELESEYQIVKDICIDREIPSPARCSVENYFLSEHVKHCDSNEDSTCSRLPLVAEFYAHISNSNGDRVEPKYNKVPIEGSISTATESDQVEAGSITYDCGPSLSTINTGNKEIPGITEDHKQSSYAAPGPVLGPITKSGSISFRSNSCNSTRSFTFPVLAWEWNDSPERMVEAKRKVFKKHRRWKSVVSLCCKF, from the exons ATGTCTTGGACGATGGAAGAATTTAAGTTGGAGAAAGAGACTTGTCTCGAGGATGAGAATATAAGCAATTGGCAGGAAAATCAAGTGAACTCAGATTCTGATGCAAGCTTTGTGGATTGTGAAATGCCGGAACTTGCTATTTTTGAGCTAGAGAGCGAATACCAGATTGTCAAAGACATTTGCATCGACAGGGAAATTCCTTCCCCAGCTAGATGTTCAGTGGAAAACT ATTTTCTTTCTGAACACGTCAAGCATTGTGATTCCAACGAGGATAGTACATGTTCAAGATTGCCATTGGTCGCAGAATTTTACGCACATATTTCCAATTCAAATGGAGATAGAGTTGAACCAAAATATAACAAG GTTCCCATTGAGGGGTCAATCTCCACTGCTACAGAATCTGATCAGGTGGAGGCCGGAAGCATCACTTATGATTGTGGTCCGTCCTTAAGCACAATTAATACTGGGAATAAGGAAATTCCTGGAATTACAGAAGACCACAAGCAGTCAAGTTACGCTGCACCTGGTCCTGTTTTAGGTCCAATAACGAAATCCGGTAGCATATCTTTCCGGTCAAATAGCTGCAATAGCACTCGCTCCTTCACCTTTCCAGT ATTAGCTTGGGAGTGGAACGACAGCCCTGAAAGAATGGTGGAAGCAAAAAGAAAAGTCTTCAAGAAGCACAGACGCTGGAAATCGGTTGTTTCTCTCTGTTGTAAATTCTAA
- the LOC131336379 gene encoding uncharacterized protein LOC131336379 isoform X2 codes for MSWTMEEFKLEKETCLEDENISNWQENQVNSDSDASFVDCEMPELAIFELESEYQIVKDICIDREIPSPARCSVENCELDHSIISCLLNSDMETNGKSTEKALTRVSSISNSSDFLSEHVKHCDSNEDSTCSRLPLVAEFYAHISNSNGDRVEPKYNKVPIEGSISTATESDQVEAGSITYDCGPSLSTINTGNKEIPGITEDHKQSSYAAPGPVLGPITKSGSISFRSNSCNSTRSFTFPVLGVERQP; via the exons ATGTCTTGGACGATGGAAGAATTTAAGTTGGAGAAAGAGACTTGTCTCGAGGATGAGAATATAAGCAATTGGCAGGAAAATCAAGTGAACTCAGATTCTGATGCAAGCTTTGTGGATTGTGAAATGCCGGAACTTGCTATTTTTGAGCTAGAGAGCGAATACCAGATTGTCAAAGACATTTGCATCGACAGGGAAATTCCTTCCCCAGCTAGATGTTCAGTGGAAAACTGTGAGTTGGATCATAGTATCATCTCCTGCTTGCTCAACTCTGACATGGAAACAAATGGTAAATCAACAGAGAAAGCACTGACCAGAGTGTCGTCCATTTCGAATTCATCAGATTTTCTTTCTGAACACGTCAAGCATTGTGATTCCAACGAGGATAGTACATGTTCAAGATTGCCATTGGTCGCAGAATTTTACGCACATATTTCCAATTCAAATGGAGATAGAGTTGAACCAAAATATAACAAG GTTCCCATTGAGGGGTCAATCTCCACTGCTACAGAATCTGATCAGGTGGAGGCCGGAAGCATCACTTATGATTGTGGTCCGTCCTTAAGCACAATTAATACTGGGAATAAGGAAATTCCTGGAATTACAGAAGACCACAAGCAGTCAAGTTACGCTGCACCTGGTCCTGTTTTAGGTCCAATAACGAAATCCGGTAGCATATCTTTCCGGTCAAATAGCTGCAATAGCACTCGCTCCTTCACCTTTCCAGT CTTGGGAGTGGAACGACAGCCCTGA